GGTTGCCGCGCAAAAAGCGCAGATTCCTACTGCGGGTTATGCCCCGAAAGGATTTTTGACTGAAAAAGGCCCGCAGCCTGTCCTTGAATCCTACGGCTTGATTGAGGCCCCGTCAGCCAACTACAACGACCGCACTCTTCTCAATGTCTATTTCAGCGATGCCACCTTGATTTTCGCCCGCAACGCCCAAAGTCCCGGCACGGCAAAAACCATAGAGTTCTGCGACAAATTCGAGAAGAAATACTTGGTGGTTGATCCATCCCAGCAGGGTGTGGAGGAGAAGATCTTGGATTTTCTGGGCGAGCAAGACATCTTTGTTCTCAACGTAGCCGGCAATCGAGAAAGCAAAGCGCCTGGAATTTGTCGGGAGGTTGTCGGTGTTCTTACAGAGGTGTTCAGAAGATTTGAAGATAAAAAAAGCCGCTAAACAGAAAGCTTAGCGGCAAAATCAACCAAAAAGGGAACTTAGAAAAAGCTTGGCGTAAAACAGAACAAGCAGCACGAAAGGGCTTGCCAGCAACAACCCCGCCAATAAAGGCTTGGGGATGTGGGGAACCGATATTTCCCTTAAAAGGATGTCTGGTTTTTCTGGTTTTTCTTCGTTAGCGACAGTGATTTTATCCTCTTCACAAACACCCAGGTTAAACGCGTTAGGTAGCAAATTGGGACCGAGTGCAGTCAAATCCATTCCAGAGAGATCAATCGAAGGGACTTCCGGAAAACCATCATCATTCACTTTATTTCACCACCTTTCTTTTTCTTTTACTATACAACAAAACTTACAAAAAAACAAGAAAAATTACTTAGTCCGTGTCTTTGTTTTGCGATAAAAAGAAATGTCGGTCACTTTCGATTTATCCAGGTTTACGTTTCGCGCCTCATCGTCAAGGCTTAAAATCTCGATTTCAATCTCTTCTTCGCACAAAAGTTCGTAGACCGGGTGAATCAGATCAAGGGGGTCAAGACTTGACGGCTCGATCTCGAAACGGGTCTGCCAAAAGCTTCTCTTTCTCTCTCCTGGGTAGGAAAGATCTACGCAAAGCTCTACCTTCTGGGCCGAGAGCGATTCCAGGGTAAACGAAAGTGTGGCGCCTGCGCAATGCCCAATGCTCTCGTTCATCTCGACCAGCTGCTGGTCGATGACGTTGTAGAGGGTGAATCCTAAAGAGATGCCATAGGCATCGGAGTAGGGGACAAATCCGGGGGCCAGATGCAGATGGACTCCTGGGAATTCGGCTGCAATCTGCTCCTCGAGAAAATCCCCCATGGCCATGATGACATCATAGCTCTTGCTCAAAAAAACCGAATCGGAGCTAAAAATTCTCTCGTCAATAAGGCCGCAGGAATTATCGCCCCAGGTCAGGCCGAACAGGGTGCGGGGGATAAAATACTGCCCCGAATTGGATTTAAAACAAAAATCGCTGCTGCCCAGAGGTATTTGAGCGATACGTGGCAGGGGCTTTTGGGCCTTTTTGTTCTCAACGCTTTGCAGCAAATACTCCTCGGCGCGCTTGCCCCACAACTCCGAAAAAACAAAGGGCTGCAAAAGACGATCATAGATCGCGACGTTTTCCTTTTCTCCCTCGATGCAGAGATAGGAAAATATTTTTTCAAGAAAACGGGGTGAAAAAGGATACGCGATTTGAGGTAAGAATTGCTCAAACATATCCTCATCCACAGCGATAGAGACCGGCAAAACCAGGGGCACCACTGTATTTGGCTGAAGCTTGTTCTTCGACGGCACGAAAGGAGAATGAACCAGATCGATGAGGGCGCAGTCAAAGATTGCCTGGATATTCTGCGGGGCTTCTGAAAAATCAGCCTCCGGGTTCTGCGCCAGATAACGCAGCAGGTTCCTGCGCAGAAGGCCCCGTTTTTTGAAGTTAGGCGACTGCCACAGTTCACAGGCTATCTGGAGCAAGTCTTTTTTATGGATTTTTTCGCCAAGGCCTATGATTTTCTTATCACCCAATTCGAAAATGTTCCTTTCTACCTACTCACGCAGGCTTAGCAGGTTGAAATTCCTCCTGGCAGGTTAAATCAGTTTTTCCACCGTGTGTTGATAGCTCCAGCGGGTATCCAGAACAAAAACCCAGTTTAAAAAGCCTACAGAGACAAGATCTCCTGTCCTTGAAGACTTTGTAAAAGAAAAAAAGCTTAGATCTTTATATATCAGATCATCCCAGGGAGCCCTTACATACAATGACGGCCCTGGAATGCCATTGATTTTTTTAAGCTCTAATTCGATAACATCGAAATGATCTCGATAATCGGGCGACGAAAGAGACACAAATCCCAAAAAAAGAAGAAGGATGCAAAAAGATTTTAAATCCAATTTCTTCAAGGTCATTCTTTCTTCAACACAAATGATCCCCGGGTTGAGAACTTGCCGGTTCACAGGACAAAAGAGCTTCTCTTATTTTCTCCTGGACATCCAGATCGTTGCAATGTTCCAGAGCATAGGTGCAGGCTTCATAGAGTTTTTCGAGTGAATGAGATGCCTGCAGTACCGTCAAGGCCGCTTCATGAACCATTCCTTCCTGGTCAGACATTTTTTCCTTGTCATACCGGGGCTTATCCCACGGACTTGCGGCATTTGCTTTTTTCATCTCATCCAGATCCGCTCCTCGTTTGGCAATCCCATCATGAGAGATGACCAGAAGAGCGGAAAAAACCTTCGGTAGTCGAACCATAGAATTCCCCTTCTTTTTAAGCGCAATGTCAAACATCGCCGATAACATGAAAATATCATGTATAAAAAATACAGCAAATTACAAAAAAAAGAAATAAAAAAAAATAAAAAATAAAGGGAATACTCAGTTTTCAATTAACCGAAGTCTGTTCCTTTTTTCTGATAAGGGAGGGCATCGTTCTAATTGTTTTTCGCTCCATTCGATCATAAACTTCTCCAAATCCGCCGGAGACATGGGCGGCTTGAAATAGTAGCCTTGAATTTCGTCGCATTTTCTTGCACATAAAAATTCAAGTTGCTCCAGCGTTTCCACTCCTTCGGCAATTGTTTTGATGCCCAGCGCGTGCCCCATGGCAATAATAGTTTCGACAATGGCTGAGTCATTGGTGTCCTGGGGGATGTCGCGAACAAAGGAGCGATCTATTTTGATTTTCCCGATAGGGAAGTGTTTAAGATAGCTCAAAGAACTGTAGCCCGTACCGAAGTCGTCTATCGATAAGGAGACGCCCAGGTCTCTGATTTGGTTCAAAATCTCGGTAATATCCCCGCGGATATTCATCAACGTGCTCTCTGTGATCTCAAGCTCAAGGCCGGCAGGATCGATCTTGGAGGAAACCAGGACCCGGCGAATGACGTTGATAAAATCGGGGTGTTTGAACTGATTGCTTGAAACATTAACAGCCACCTTCATTTTCTCATATCCGTCTTGTTGCCACTGCTTGATCTGCAGGCAGACCGTCTGAAGTATTTTCTCTCCGATCGGCACAATCAGGCCGGACTCCTCGGCGATGGCAATAAAATCACCCGGAGAAATCACCCCTTTCGACGGATGCCTCCAGCGCAAGAGGGCTTCTACGCCGCAGACATGCCCCTCCCGGGTATCAATCAAGGGCTGGTAGACCATCTCGAACTGGTCACCCTCAAGGGCCAGGCGCAAATCATTCTCAACGACGATTTTCTTCTCGATTTGCGCGCTGATTTCGCGTGAGAAAAACTGAACATTCTGACGACCAAGAGACTTGGCGTGGTACATGGCGGCATCGGCATGCTTGACAAGAGTCTGAATGTCTTCTCCATTATGAGGATAAATTGCCACTCCAACACTGGTGGCCGTATGCACCTTCTTGCCGTTGATGACAAAGGGCTTTTCAAAAGACGCCATGATTTTACGGGCCACCTTGTTGGCATCTTCAACGCAGCGAATAAAGGGGAGCATGATCACAAATTCATCTCCTCCAAGCCGTGCAACCGTATCGCTTTTTCTGACACACTCCGTAAGCCTTGCGCCAACCTGCTGCAACAAGATGTCGCCGGTCTCATGTCCCAGGGTGTCATTGATCGCCTTGAACCGATCAAGATCGAGATAAAAAACCGCGACGTGAAAATCCTTGCGCTGCGCAGTATGAAGTGCCTGAGCAAGCCTGTCGTTGAAAGTCTCCCGGTTGGGCAGACCCGTCAATATGTCGGAAAACGCCAGCTGGCGGATACGCTCATCGCGGGCTTGGCGCTCAGAGATATCGGTAAAGATTACCGTGGCGCCAACCATACTATCCTCGTTATACAGAGGATAAACCCTGTAGTCGGCGGGAAAAGACGTCCCGTCAGAACGATAAAGGGTAATCTCTTCCTCGAAGCAGGTCTCGCTTTGCGACAGCACTTTGCAAATAATGCAAAGCTGTTCAGATTCCCGATCGGCATGGATCTGATTGTGAATATTGATGCCGATCAAACTCTCAACCTCCTTAAATCCCAAGAGCTTGGCCGCGGCATGATTGGCAAAACTGCATATCCCGTCAAGATCAATCCGAACGACCCCCTCTTCCAGGGAATCAATCAGGTTTCGGGTGTCTTTTTCATTCTTGATCAGCTTCTTCTCAATTGCCTTTCTCTTCTGGAATTGCCCGGAAAGCGGCATGAACAGAAGGATGTAAACTGTAGGCACAGTGATGCTGGCAATAAAAAGAGGATCGAGAGACCAACCGAAATAAGAATACGGCCGATACCCCTTGGAAAGGGCAATCAAGAATTCCCCGGCAAAAATGGCCAGAGTTACAGGGAGGATGCACAGAAAAAAAAGCTTGTTTAAATCGACCCCTGTATCAGTATCTTTTGAATCCGAATTTATTTCTTCCCTACGATCAATGTCTCCAAACATCTCGCATCCCTCGCCGCAATTAAGAGACTGGAAGGCAAAAACCGCCAGAACTCTGGTGAAAAAACGCTCGGAAAAACTTAGTTTCTCGAGCTATGAGGATTTTGCAACGAGAATGATATCTGAACAAAAAGGGAAAGTTCGTTTAAATAAGGGGGGAAAAAGAGGGTTATTTAGAGGAAAAGTTGTGAACAGAGATGGTGCGGGAGGGCTTCCGAAAGTCGCAATAGTGCCCTAAAAGCCCGAAAATAAAGATATTAAGGGAAAAAATAAAGCAGGA
The genomic region above belongs to Geoalkalibacter subterraneus and contains:
- a CDS encoding putative molybdenum carrier protein; protein product: MKTDYKEVLKNMNVSCPECTNPLIGQGAAGWEKRACPQCDKTFISLPPGLAVLRGSIKARVGDFFLQQTQDSIIFSEVDEKTQGLAAQQFLTLVRPAEGLIIISGGQTGADLGALVAAQKAQIPTAGYAPKGFLTEKGPQPVLESYGLIEAPSANYNDRTLLNVYFSDATLIFARNAQSPGTAKTIEFCDKFEKKYLVVDPSQQGVEEKILDFLGEQDIFVLNVAGNRESKAPGICREVVGVLTEVFRRFEDKKSR
- a CDS encoding sensor domain-containing protein; amino-acid sequence: MFGDIDRREEINSDSKDTDTGVDLNKLFFLCILPVTLAIFAGEFLIALSKGYRPYSYFGWSLDPLFIASITVPTVYILLFMPLSGQFQKRKAIEKKLIKNEKDTRNLIDSLEEGVVRIDLDGICSFANHAAAKLLGFKEVESLIGINIHNQIHADRESEQLCIICKVLSQSETCFEEEITLYRSDGTSFPADYRVYPLYNEDSMVGATVIFTDISERQARDERIRQLAFSDILTGLPNRETFNDRLAQALHTAQRKDFHVAVFYLDLDRFKAINDTLGHETGDILLQQVGARLTECVRKSDTVARLGGDEFVIMLPFIRCVEDANKVARKIMASFEKPFVINGKKVHTATSVGVAIYPHNGEDIQTLVKHADAAMYHAKSLGRQNVQFFSREISAQIEKKIVVENDLRLALEGDQFEMVYQPLIDTREGHVCGVEALLRWRHPSKGVISPGDFIAIAEESGLIVPIGEKILQTVCLQIKQWQQDGYEKMKVAVNVSSNQFKHPDFINVIRRVLVSSKIDPAGLELEITESTLMNIRGDITEILNQIRDLGVSLSIDDFGTGYSSLSYLKHFPIGKIKIDRSFVRDIPQDTNDSAIVETIIAMGHALGIKTIAEGVETLEQLEFLCARKCDEIQGYYFKPPMSPADLEKFMIEWSEKQLERCPPLSEKRNRLRLIEN